One Microplitis mediator isolate UGA2020A chromosome 3, iyMicMedi2.1, whole genome shotgun sequence DNA segment encodes these proteins:
- the LOC130666141 gene encoding putative uncharacterized protein DDB_G0267716, which translates to MQPETMLNLRWDFFSSHLSSTLDYCYEKQHFVDLSLVCKNNVTFKCHKMILSATSGFFRRLLMKNDHPHPLIILHDIDHNDLKLILNFMYYGEIQVPERDVKRLIKIAQVFDIHGLKDIKPTGQLDDDKLNFIENSPLIDTSIDAVEIKNEPISPDAVTSNDGDIDHDNNFKNKITPVIKIKKPQLLKNNYNLRQRTTSNLLRDNDFVMDNYRVRNNKRKSNNNNNSNDKNSTVIINETNAISDDKKVDVNNYKNDNKCFKNNNNGFKKVIIEGKNNKKLDNCNYLKKLKLLDEVEIIFQPAVNDASVTMTRFNSNSNSNFNDNDNLNSGIFIKDEVDISMDDFDQGNKTKADKKISLGPGVEIFKTYPKNWTGPSTSSEFC; encoded by the coding sequence atgcaaccAGAGACAATGTTGAATTTACggtgggattttttttcatctcacTTGTCTTCAACTTTAGATTATTGTTACGAAAAACAACATTTTGTAGACTTATCACTGGTATGTAAAAATAACGTAACATTTAAATGTCACAAAATGATATTATCAGCAACGAGTGGATTTTTCCGGCGTCTGTTGATGAAAAATGATCATCCACATccactaattattttacatgaCATCGATCATaatgatttgaaattaatattaaattttatgtactACGGAGAAATTCAAGTACCGGAGCGTGATGTCAagcgtttaattaaaatagctCAAGTTTTTGACATTCACGGTCTCAAAGATATAAAACCAACTGGACAACTAgatgatgataaattaaattttattgaaaattcgCCGCTGATTGATACGAGTATCGATGCTGTGGAGATTAAAAATGAACCGATAAGTCCAGATGCTGTTACGAGTAATGACGGTGATATTGATCATgacaataatttcaaaaataaaataactccagttattaaaataaaaaaaccgcaattactaaaaaataattataatttaagacaGCGCACAACATCTAATTTATTGCGTGATAATGATTTTGTAATGGATAATTATAGAGTAAGAAATAATAAgagaaaaagtaataataataataatagtaatgataaaaattcaacTGTGATAATTAACGAAACAAATGCAATATCAGATGATAAGAAAGttgatgtaaataattataaaaatgataataaatgttttaaaaataataataatggatttaaaaaagtaataattgagggtaaaaataataagaaactggataattgtaattatttaaaaaaattaaaactcttAGACGAAgttgaaatcatttttcaacCCGCGGTAAATGACGCGAGTGTGACGATGACCagatttaattcaaattcaaattcaaattttaatgataatgataatttaaactccggtatatttattaaagacGAAGTCGATATTTCGATGGATGATTTCGATCAAGGAAATAAAACTAAagcagataaaaaaatatcactgggcccgggagttgaaatttttaaaacttatccGAAAAATTGGACGGGGCCGAGTACTAGTAGcgaattttgttaa